The genomic interval GCACTATTTCGAAGGGCTCTGCGGCAGCTTTCGCATCTGCCCACCCAATTTCTATGTGCATCCCCAATGGCTGTGGGATTGTATTCCGGTTTTGAGTTCGACAAAGTAATGGATATTTTTCGATGGGAATGCAAAGACAGAGCATTTAGCCCCATGGAGTATGAATTAAACATCAAAAAAATTCTTGAATTGGATGAAAAATACTGGCATGAAGACAGGTCCAAAATGTTGGAACCGTTTCTTGCTCACAGGTCATGCCTATGTAATAAAGGTGCATGCCTGGGATATGGAAAGGTCATGGATCATTGGACAATAGGTCCATGGATTGCAGAAAATATTGAAGCTGCTATAGATATTCTGGATCGTTCAATGATCAGAAAAAAAGGGGAGTGTATATTAGTGGATGTACCGGCACAGAATACCTTTGCCTGGGATATTTTGAATGCCATGGGTTTTGAAGTAGTGGGCAAAACAGTGTTCATGTGCAGGGGTAAATTTCCGGATATTGAATTTGATAATAT from Methanosarcinales archaeon carries:
- a CDS encoding GNAT family N-acetyltransferase, which translates into the protein MYLRQMETEDLAILLEMAHVEGWSSEMLEFELHTQLNPDGCFTCIEDNNVVGGVMTFTYPGSGWIGNLVVDRKYRLKGFGKALFRRALRQLSHLPTQFLCASPMAVGLYSGFEFDKVMDIFRWECKDRAFSPMEYELNIKKILELDEKYWHEDRSKMLEPFLAHRSCLCNKGACLGYGKVMDHWTIGPWIAENIEAAIDILDRSMIRKKGECILVDVPAQNTFAWDILNAMGFEVVGKTVFMCRGKFPDIEFDNIYGFTSMGSKG